The following proteins come from a genomic window of Sardina pilchardus chromosome 1, fSarPil1.1, whole genome shotgun sequence:
- the LOC134076095 gene encoding zinc finger protein OZF-like produces MADPLIPVKKEIKEEDFDDFLCEYILARRVEDTTELEKDCRTKTETSSTCKGEDFTSVEITEENYSDSGEYGHDDSSATRVVQRITCGKILSVVSDFNPHQTTPTGRKPHQCSHCGEAFGKTSLLRRHESIHTGEKPYQCSDCGNTFTQVSGLKIHQMIHTGEKPHYCTTCGKSFRTTGQLTRHKRTHSGEKPYQCSDCGKTFTQINTLKTHQMIHTGEKPYQCTVCGKRFKTSRELTMHNRTHTGEKPYQCSDCGKTFTNVSYLKTHRMIHTGEKPYQCTTCGKSFTNVSNLKVHQRIHTGEKPYQCTTCGMRFRTKGDLTLHKITHTGVKPYQCSDCGKAFTQRNTLKTHQMIHTGVKPYQCSDCGKTFTQRNTLKIHQMIHTGEKPYHCTTCGNSFKTSRELTIHNRSHTGEKPHQCSDCGKTFSRSSHLKEHQMIHTGEKPYQCSQCGKTFSRASHLKRHQVIHYGEKPYHCAT; encoded by the exons ATGGCAGACCCACTTATCCCTGTGAAGAAGGAGATTAAAGAAGAAGACTTTGATGATTTCCTCTGTGAGTATATTTTGGCCAGGAGAGTGGAAGATACGACTGAGCTGGAAAAAGACTGTAGGACTAAGACAGAAACATCCTCTACCTGCAAAGGAGAAGACTTCACATCAGTGGAAATTACAGAGGAAAACTATTCTGATTCTGGAGAATATGGCCATGATGATTCCTCAGCTACAA GAGTTGTTCAAAGGATCACATGTGGGAAGATTTTAAGTGTTGTCTCCGATTTCAACCCACATCAGACAACACCTACTGGAcgaaagccacatcagtgttctcattGTGGAGAGGCATTtggtaaaacatctcttctgaGGAGACACGAGAgcatccatactggagaaaagccatatcagtgttcagattgtggaaataCTTTTACTCAGGTGAGTGGTCTTAAAATACACCAGATGATtcatactggggaaaagccacattactgcactacatgtgggaaaagcTTCAGAACGACAGGACAGCTCACAAGACACAAGAGAAcacattctggagaaaagccatatcagtgttcagattgtggaaagacttttactcaGATAAATACTCTCAAGACacaccagatgatccatactggggaaaagccatatcagtgcactgtaTGTGGGAAGAGATTCAAAACCAGTAGAGAGCTCACTATGCATAatagaacacatactggagaaaagccatatcagtgctcagactgtggaaagacttttaccaACGTGAGTTATCTCAAAACACATCGGATGatccacactggagaaaagccatatcagtgcactacatgtgggaagag TTTTACTAATGTGAGTAATCTCAAggtacatcagaggatccatactggagaaaagccatatcagtgcactacatgtgggatgAGATTCAGAACAAAAGGAGACCTCACTCTCCACAAGATaacacatactggagtaaaaccatatcagtgttcagattgtggaaaggcttttactcAGAGAAATACTCTCAAGACacaccagatgatccatactggagtaaagccatatcagtgttcagattgtgggaAGACTTTTACTCAGAGAAATACTCTCAAGATacaccagatgatccataccggagaaaagccatatcactgcactacatgtgggaataGTTTCAAAACCAGTAGAGAGCTCACTATCCATAATAGatcacatactggagaaaagccacatcaatgCTCAgactgtggaaagactttttctCGGTCTTCTCATCTCAAGGAacaccagatgatccatactggggaaaagccatatcagtgttctcagtgtgggaAGACTTTTTCTCGGGCTTCTCATCTCAAGAGACACCAGGTGATCCATTatggggaaaagccatatcactGTGCCACGTGA